A single window of Streptomyces cathayae DNA harbors:
- a CDS encoding MarR family winged helix-turn-helix transcriptional regulator yields MEVFDLIGPLYRRVQRTVEQGAQGEVVESLSVGVRAVLDLLHRHGPMTVPQMGRAQAISRQFVQRMVNDAAARGLVESIPNPAHQRSSLIRLTGEGRAAIAAVVAREHAVLREVGGDLTDADVRTCVRVLAQMLTLFDDVDVN; encoded by the coding sequence ATGGAGGTGTTCGACCTGATCGGGCCGCTGTACCGACGGGTGCAGCGAACAGTGGAACAGGGTGCACAGGGTGAAGTCGTCGAGAGCCTGTCCGTCGGGGTACGCGCCGTGCTGGACCTGCTGCACAGGCACGGCCCGATGACCGTGCCCCAGATGGGCCGCGCACAGGCGATCAGCCGTCAGTTCGTGCAGCGCATGGTCAACGACGCCGCGGCCCGGGGCCTGGTGGAGAGCATCCCCAACCCCGCCCACCAGCGGTCGTCGCTGATCCGGCTCACCGGCGAGGGGCGGGCGGCGATCGCGGCCGTCGTCGCCCGGGAGCACGCCGTGCTGCGGGAGGTCGGCGGCGACCTCACGGACGCCGACGTACGGACCTGCGTGCGGGTGCTCGCACAGATGCTGACGCTGTTCGACGACGTGGACGTGAACTGA